A window of Rhododendron vialii isolate Sample 1 chromosome 11a, ASM3025357v1 contains these coding sequences:
- the LOC131307014 gene encoding uncharacterized protein LOC131307014, whose product MADDADGALVVPNPLPLNSHFALTAYTTPSCVRLPAITANNYEIKPGNAKHWLSTLPTNSITSWAQMSAAFLKKFFPIGKTLRLRQEITTFQQVENEQFYEAWERYGNLIRECPHHDIPKWQLVQSFYSGLHPQYRVMVDASCGGSVMVKNEEDAWQLFETMSEGSLQNVSFERRGKSVTTGSDKPRGMYEIKPSHDLNSKVELLTEKVEKLLCMGPATSQPPPYQEACSLCASPAHYIVDCPAAPQFPLFVQEQVNAAQGYANAQGFSKPGNDPFSTSYNQGWSKHPNFSWKTEHQGNSFAQQPRPFNTQFNPAAYLSQNQQQAHPQSSRDPSFQEKVLQALDRLNDTQQQVRTNTQSIARLETQVGQIANAFNRREEGRLPSQPVQPHGGQFVVHDTPHADAKVIMTLRNKREVETRPEKVKPKEHLAPSDPDDFGKESSQSKEGTPPVTPAPPTPMSKGSKVPPYVPKAPFPSCLNAPSPFPKRGASMEDILEVFKQVKVNIPLLDAIKQVPTYAKFLKDLYTQKRKCKTNVSKKVLLTEQVSSVFQSIAPPKLQDPGTPTISIGIGNHVIERALLDLGASVNLIPYSVYEQLGLGELKPTSVTLQLADRSIKVPRGVVEDVLVKVNDFYFPADFIVLDTEPVQTLKQTPVILGRPFLATANANIHVRSGEMEVTFGNMTLKLNVYKAARPSPVEEDCFAVDVLEDLMEEVLPSILTDDPLTVCLAHFDFENFDIDQSIEEVNTLLGSTHLMVPSHLA is encoded by the exons CTGATGGAGCACTTGTGGTACCTAACCCCCTCCCTCTCAACTCACACTTCGCCCTTACGGCTTACACTACACCATCATGTGTACGACTACCCGCCATCACGGCTAATAACTATGAGATTAAGCCTG GGAACGCCAAACATTGGCTTAGTACTTTGCCAACTAATTCTATAACATCTTGGGCGCAAATGAGTGCGGCATTCCTTAAGAAATTCTTTCCCATAGGAAAAACACTCAGACTTCGGCAGGAGATTACCACTTTCCAACAAGTTGAGAATGAACAGTTCTATGAGGCTTGGGAGAGATATGGGAATCTCATTCGGGAGTGTCCGCACCATGACATACCTAAGTGGCAATTAGTACAGAGTTTTTATTCCGGGCTGCATCCGCAGTATCGTGTGATGGTTGATGCCTCATGTGGAGGCTCTGTGATGGTTAAGAATGAAGAGGATGCCTGGCAGTTGTTTGAAACTATGAGCGAAGGGTCCTtgcaaaatgtttcttttgagaGGAGAGGTAAGTCAGTCACCACTGGCTCTGATAAGCCACGAGGTATGTATGAGATCAAACCATCTCATGACCTCAATTCCAAAGTCGAACTACTGACTGAAAAGGTTGAAAAACTTCTTTGTATGGGACCGGCCACCTCACAGCCTCCACCTTATCAGGAGGCATGTTCTTTATGTGCTAGTCCGGCCCATTATATTGTTGACTGTCCTGCAGCACCACAATTCCCTTTGTTTGTGCAAGAACAGGTTAATGCTGCACAAGGGTATGCCAATGCGCAGGGTTTCTCCAAACCGGGTAATGATCCTTTTTCCACTTCTTATAACCAGGGATGGAGCAAACATCCCAATTTCTCATGGAAGACGGAACACCAGGGTAATAGTTTCGCCCAGCAGCCTAGGCCATTCAACACGCAGTTTAACCCTGCGGCCTATCTCTCACAGAATCAGCAGCAAGCACATCCCCAATCCTCGCGGGATCCATCCTTTCAGGAAAAGGTGCTACAAGCACTTGATAGACTAAATGACACCCAACAGCAGGTGCGCACCAACACACAGTCCATCGCAAGGTTAGAGACCCAAGTGGGTCAAATAGCCAATGCATTCAATCGTAGAGAAGAAGGTAGGTTGCCCAGTCAGCCTGTCCAACCCCATGGAGGACAGTTTGTGGTTCATGACACGCCTCATGCTGATGCTAAGGTAATTATGACTTTGCGCAATAAGAGAGAGGTCGAAACCCGGCCAGAGAAAGTGAAGCCGAAGGAGCATTTGGCTCCCTCCGACCCCGATGACTTTGGGAAGGAGAGTTCACAGAGTAAAGAGGGAACCCCTCCAGTCACACCTGCACCACCCACTCCCATGTCAAAGGGCTCTAAGGTACCACCCTATGTGCCTAAAGCCCCGTTCCCATCATGTTTGAATGCACCATCTCCCTTTCCTAAGAGGGGAGCATCTATGGAGGATATCCTTGAGGTTTTTAAGCAAGTCAAAGTAAACATTCCTCTCTTAGATGCGATCAAACAAGTCCCCACTTATGCTAAGTTTTTGAAGGACCTCTATACTCAAAAGAGGAAATGTAAAACCAATGTATCGAAAAAGGTCCTTCTCACCGAGCAAGTGAGCTCAGTGTTCCAATCAATTGCTCCCCCTAAGTTACAAGATCCAGGCACCCCTACTATTTCCATAGGAATAGGGAACCATGTCATTGAGCGAGCATTGCTAGACTTAGGGGCTAGTGTCAATTTGATACCTTACTCGGTGTATGAACAATTGGGGCTTGGGGAGTTGAAGCCCACGTCAGTTACCTTACAATTAGCTGATAGATCCATTAAGGTGCCACGTGGAGTAGTTGAGGACGTTCTTGTTAAGGTTAATGATTTTTACTTTCCGGCTGATTTTATAGTCCTTGACACAGAACCAGTGCAAACCCTTAAACAAACTCCAGTTATTCTTGGTCGTCCCTTCTTGGCGACGGCCAATGCTAATATTCATGTGAGGAGTGGGGAAATGGAGGTGACCTTTGGAAACATGACCCTTAAGCTTAATGTTTACAAAGCTGCAAGACCTTCTCCAGTGGAGGAAGACTGCTTCGCAGTCGATGTCTTAGAGGACTTAATGGAGGAGGTGTTGCCTTCTATTTTGACCGATGACCCATTGACCGTTTGTTTGGCTCATTTTGACTTTGAGAATTTTGATATTGATCAGTCTATTGAGGAGGTTAACACTTTACTTGGTTCCACACACCTAATGGTCCCCTCTCATTTGGCATAG